The sequence below is a genomic window from Gouania willdenowi chromosome 12, fGouWil2.1, whole genome shotgun sequence.
CAGAGCTGGAATCAGCAGCAGCGTTACCTGAACACAGGTGAGttctacacacatacacaaacatatacaacaacataaacaacaaacacaaaccgCTCTCTGTATCTGCAGGTCGTGGCTTCCTCTTCCGCCCTCAGCTCCGCCCTCTACCCGTCCTAGTGGTGACGGGTAGTGGTTTCATTGGTTACCAATATTACAAGGGGCAGGGCCAACAACCAGGGGATCCACCCCCTTTGGCCACACCCAACCAGGTACATACCAGTAGAAACATTCTGGGTCAACGACAGTTAGAGTAAGAAAAGCTAGAAAAAGAGTCGATCAAAGGGCTCGATGTGAGATGGTTCttgtttggttccttcaaaCATTCCTTTGGCCTTAATGAAGAACATCCACTTTtctattgtgaagcactttgtattgtttttttatgcatatgtatatttaatgttataaatagtgttgattgattttttttttcattgagaaTCTTCTGAAGAGTGTATATTTTCATATAAAcagacattttatatatatatatatatacatgtgtgtgtgtgtacaccaGTGATGCGATGTGTCAGGCTCCTCCCCCTGACTCCTCCTTGTCTCCCATAGGTGGCTCTGTACAGCTCTCTGCCCACGCGGCTACTGTCTCGTGTTTGGGGCCGTGTGAACAATGTTGATCTTCCAAACTTCTTGCGACGTCCTGTTTACTCCCTTTATATCAGAACCTTTGGAGTCAACATGCAGGTGGGACTGTTGCTCACgggcctgtttgtttgtttgtcatgtAAAcccattgtttattttgttgttgatgtttacAGGAAGCTGCCGTGGAGGATTTGAATCATTACAAAAACTTGGGTGAATTTTTCCGTCGTCCTCTGAAACCATCAGTCAGACCGCTCTGCTCCTCCTGCTTGGTAacacgtttgtttgtttattgtttacctGAGAAGCTGTACAAGTGGATCAGAATAACTTTTGcctgtttcacaaatattaaCCCAGGCTTAGCTAATCCCGACTGAGTGTTAAGGATTAGTACCTTCACAGActgtggctgtgttgtaaatgtcatactaacgtactactcatactaagtctgacgtctaaatgagtatgtagtacgttcacattagatagtatggaaagatggTGTGCGAGAAATACCCATATGTTTAATtgattgggacattttttaagtatgcacagtgggcacacgagtcatactcaactgttccatgatgcattgcgagcggaaagtaaaatggtcctgggactggTTTCAAGCTAGAAGtgaaacatccccttttcaaaagaatatcatctcttcttgtctccctttagttttttttagtttttttaaactcttttgtaaatagggctcttgttttgaagtgaacctgaagttttgtcagtagcataaTGGAGGGTTTCCGAAAATCTTCAAAATTtctgcatgaaatgtgtttctgtgagtttcatggatcaaatgagcacatgttgatattctacttggtcactttctcacttcaaatgttttcagaactttcaaaggttgagaatcaacagagatatttagcctcagtgtgattcaggtttttgtcgttgtaggttccaaatgcaacttgggaaacttggaagtatacttcagtgggaacgcacACCATCCTAATTAGGGATATATTCGCTGGCcaaatattggaaaaaaagccacattcagTTTTCGGTTTAGTAAGTTAAAAGAAAGGCCGTACAGTATAGCGTGTGACGTGCACAACAACGTGCAATGATTTTGAGTCTGCATGAGCAGcaacagctcctcctttccacacataAACACAGCCAGACGCTctccgtcaccgcgtaaaagttggaagctgtCCAGTTCCACAAACGAGtctgttgttagcgctgtgagctaCAAATCTGTAAACTTCCTCATTGTTTCCTCATTACACTACACTTAGTCTCactgcatagactggtgtagcattagcacggagtgctaacatctgatatgtgtaaacaatgggtccgtggatccaagtataatatatattctattagagctgggcgatatatcgaatatactcgatatatcgcagcttgtagtctgtgcggtgttgaaaatgaccataccgttaaattcgcggacttttttttttttttttttttttgaaatgtcatcttaatgacaacatgcacaaaagggcactatttgttttaaaatattgtagtggcattatgtacaaaaagtgcactttaattttgtgttttgaaatgccatgtgagttgcatcctgcactaatgtcttgttttgaaatgtctctgtgacaattttgcacagaacgtgcactttctgttgacaattttatgtttcagccactcactgtttaataaatacagttatgtcaactttgacttagttgtgatatccccttttttgcatgaaagtttaaaattggcatatattaatgcagtatgatcaagaatgttttaatgtagacgtatagaatcatcatactggtgtgattttgtgcatcaaagtgttaattcaagggtaatgcaaaatatcgagatatatatcgtgtatcgtgacatggcctaaaaatatcgcggtatttataaaaggccatatcgcccagccctatattctatattaaacagcagtgtttgttttaaccGTTGGAGagggaggcgtgttaggtgacgtcacctacaAACGTGGActaaatccaactgtcccgtttggagctgactttctacaaaatgtggaataacaagggaggaggaaacagaactttttctctgaatgaggctaaaggatgtatatcactgtagcaaaaccattataaagtcattttttcatcatacctcccctttaatgcacatgttttgttttatttgaagacctaaatgaaaaactttgttgtgcttttttgaacAGCAAAGGCtcctggaatatttaaaaaatgttagaatattcaataaatatttccttttttttagaaaaaacatgtctaaaaatgtattctaggctatttatgcactattaaaaaaaaaaaaggtaaactcAACAACAATCAAGATTTTATTCGGCTTAGGCCACACATTTTCATTTCGATGTATCCCTAATCCTAATTATACTTAGAAGTCGGctgatatatggacttttttcaagatcaGCCAtcgactaatttttttttttataattcatgaatttgtttacatttatttagcgCTTtgagtagccattaaaggaaaaaagaaagaacattaaaaaatcaatttggatgtatgaatatacaacaaaaaaaaataataatagcgtgtgcatgggagaggtagaagccaataggcttacaaataaaaagcagttATAATTGGATatggatataatataatagtgcctgatcaaataccCTTATCCTAATATACCCTTATTGtcgtgctttactgctacttacccaTCCTGTACTTCTTGTTTtgccaaacgatgcccaaccgtAGACTGTcgtctgttactgagcagtgagaataaaggACGGACACGTTCAAGAAGTTTCTGtggtttaaacattttaaaagtaaagggttagaattggtgttatttagtcaattttcCATAGAAAACAAGtgaagcatgtgatcacacCCTGATCATGTGAGTTTGATAACTTTTTAACACctgtttaataaaagagatgCTGTAATAACTCACagttaaataatatgtaatttatgagactGGTGCTGTGTGCGCCACTGGATGTCACGTCCAACACTGCAGACGCTCCCGTGCAGGTGAGTAGTGCACAGGAGGTGTGCACTGCACGGACATCCCGAAAAGCAATAGTGTATTTTTGCCCTCGGGGGGCCTTAGTGCTCTGCCCTGTAACTGTTCCTgagtagcccctccctctctgtgtaTTCAGAATTTGGATCCTCAATGAATGAACATATTTGTACCGTGCGGTAAACAGAGGCGATGGATACACACTTATCCTTATATagacatattattactgatggttcaAATACATGGAGGCTGTGATAATCTCATTAAAAAGTAGAACAGTAGtcagcaattcaagttcacttcagtaattttttactgtcagtacatggtgggaacaactgaggacGGGGACAAAAACGTATCGGAGCacttatatcagagattttagatgcagtccgataaaatccgttTTCTGACTGATATAggactgatatcaatatcggatcgggacacccctagatTCTATCGtcatttgtatgtatttaaaatcatctttaaacatttaccattatattctgtttaatttccctTTAAAATACTGTGTTAAAGCGGCATTTAAAAAATAGTGTCTGCAGCTTAAGtcaagcctgctgcttaaacctggttgggagcaggtttgacccacggactgtgttactatggtaactaagGTGTTTTCTTGTTGATGAAACGGCCGTTCCACTTAGAACCCGGCTTAACGGAGCctgactctcaggttaaaccttgacttaaccctgagctgggtttgatgaaatacccctttttttgtttatttgctgTTAACTGCTCTTTATTGTTCActgtttatctgttgtttacttgtttattgtttacctgttgtttatttgtttttaattatttacttgTTGTTTTTCGTTTACCGGTTGTTTACTTGTTGTTTACAGCTGTCTCCAGCCGATGGCAGGGTGCTCCACTTTGGGCTGGTGAAGGACTCTGAGGTGGAGCAGGTGAAGGGAGTCACTTACAGTCTGGAGAGTTTCCTCGGCCCTCAGAAGGAGCGCGGTGCGTTCAGGGAAGGTGGTGGTGCGTTTAAGGACCGCCTGCTGAGCTCTCCCGAGAATCGCCTTTTCCACCTGGTGGTTTATTTGGCCCCGGGCGACTACCATCGCTTCCACTCACCTGCAGACTGGAAAGTGGAGCACCGACGGCACTTCCCAGGTGAGTCTACCTGCACAGGtccaggccccgcccccagaACATTTAACACTAACAAAGAACTGAAGACCTCTGAGTGAAGCTGGAGTTTAATGGCTTGTCATCCGTGTGCCCGTTAGGCTCATTAATGTCGGTGAGCCCAACTGTGGCTCGTTGGGTTAAAGAGCTGTTTGTCCTGAATGAGCGTGTGGTGCTCAGCGGCCGATGGGAGCACGGCTTTTTCTCGTTAACCGCCGTGGGAGCAACAAATGTCGGATCCATCAAAGTCTACTTTGACCaggtatgtgtgtttgtgtgtttgtgtttgtgtttaatatgtgtactgtttgttctttggttattccattctaaaacaaaatcaaaataactaatacatttaaaacctaAAAGTAGCGCTCGTCTTCTCTACTACAAGTCCGCCAAGAAGCCGCAGTGTTTGTCGAAATACACAGATGATTATCGGATCTAAGGTTGGCGTGAGGAACAatggatgttagaacttctatgattttgacacttttgcaaaaacaattacacagatatttttattatatgtatatatatcatatgttataataccgctagccactaacggTAGCCGTCAatacacggaagttgatcacaagaaacgaggagcaccagtagatttaaTACACCacttctggttcctttaatcacatatcatgtgcatgttttttgtaacattcattttaaattcttgagttatgtattaataacgtttcaattcaccagttcatcagtattGTGACTTATGCGTTACTCCTTTTTTTGTCCTGGAGTATAAGTCCACACCCATCTGTGGGtccactctgtgtggtgagattaaaacatgaagcactcgtttcccgtaaatatccaaatatcacacaaacagaacaagattacattttcaaacagaaaaacgctgcttgtctggtttttgatgtttctgtatttctgtttaggttttaaGTCGGAAATCCAAAAGAACCACAGTTTTTGTTATTTGGATTGgatttttaaaatggaataaccagaGAACGAACAGTACACGGATtgtgtttcatttgtttatttgtttgttttttttaggagcTCCACACAAACTGTCCACGCTACAGCAAAGGATCTTTCGTTGATCATAGTTTCATCGATGTAGGGGACCAGGTCTGTGACGGAGAGGGTATGGCTATGGACAGGGGGGTGGAGCtcagagggggcgtggccttgCAGAAAGGAGCGGAGCTTGGGGAATTTAATTTAGGGTCGACAATTGTCCTGCTGTTCGAGGC
It includes:
- the pisd gene encoding phosphatidylserine decarboxylase proenzyme, mitochondrial, which encodes MATLTAQNSVSDRGFRFSANMRRGRPDVDAFRACVERIGHLAHMAAAIYRMTSKGTRRISGRIVCQSWNQQQRYLNTGRGFLFRPQLRPLPVLVVTGSGFIGYQYYKGQGQQPGDPPPLATPNQVALYSSLPTRLLSRVWGRVNNVDLPNFLRRPVYSLYIRTFGVNMQEAAVEDLNHYKNLGEFFRRPLKPSVRPLCSSCLLSPADGRVLHFGLVKDSEVEQVKGVTYSLESFLGPQKERGAFREGGGAFKDRLLSSPENRLFHLVVYLAPGDYHRFHSPADWKVEHRRHFPGSLMSVSPTVARWVKELFVLNERVVLSGRWEHGFFSLTAVGATNVGSIKVYFDQELHTNCPRYSKGSFVDHSFIDVGDQVCDGEGMAMDRGVELRGGVALQKGAELGEFNLGSTIVLLFEAPKHFTFDLQPGQQIRVGQSLGSF